From Cellulophaga lytica DSM 7489, a single genomic window includes:
- a CDS encoding McrC family protein — protein MKTLKAISVFEHQRLTIGEQGFKQAHLDALLRLNEYHNGTYFQPIAKGIKFNQYVGVIQVDGLTIEINPKADRDDDDAKWKGVLLKMLQSCGKLKAKSTGAANVKRKHLNLLEVYFELYLLEVESLMRKGLIKQYRKETKNTKALKGKLEFAGHLRRNIIHKERFYTKHQVYDADHLLHQVLQKALGIVSLFTNGSRLQDLANRIQLNFPEVANKTITAKELNTIQLNRKSNGYSYALELARLIILNYSPDIASGKEKMLSLLFDMNELWETYILKQLQEISEASGIDISGQETKSFWGANYLKPDIVLRTGDKAFIIDTKWKRPQKSSASVGDLRQMYAYCRFWDAQKALLLYPGNFRNNSFKTYKTDDYSLYNTNEASEIDHQCKLGYVSVLNENGELSTTVGESILKLLELRK, from the coding sequence TTGAAAACTCTAAAGGCGATATCTGTTTTTGAACACCAACGCTTAACTATTGGTGAACAAGGCTTTAAACAAGCTCATTTAGATGCGCTTTTAAGATTAAATGAGTACCATAACGGTACTTATTTTCAGCCTATAGCAAAAGGTATAAAATTTAACCAATATGTTGGGGTTATCCAAGTAGATGGTTTAACAATAGAAATCAACCCTAAAGCAGATAGAGACGATGATGACGCTAAATGGAAGGGAGTTCTGTTAAAAATGCTTCAATCTTGTGGTAAATTAAAGGCAAAATCTACTGGAGCAGCAAATGTAAAAAGAAAGCACTTAAACCTTTTGGAGGTCTATTTTGAACTTTACTTGTTAGAAGTAGAAAGTCTGATGCGTAAAGGACTTATTAAGCAATATAGAAAGGAGACTAAAAATACAAAAGCATTAAAGGGCAAGCTAGAGTTTGCAGGTCATTTACGTCGTAATATAATACACAAGGAACGTTTTTATACAAAACACCAAGTATATGATGCTGATCATTTACTACATCAAGTGCTACAAAAAGCATTAGGTATTGTATCTCTTTTTACAAATGGTTCTAGACTGCAAGATTTAGCCAATAGAATACAATTAAATTTTCCGGAAGTAGCTAATAAAACTATAACTGCAAAGGAGTTAAATACAATACAATTAAACAGAAAGTCTAATGGATATAGTTATGCTTTAGAGTTAGCACGTTTAATTATTTTAAACTATTCGCCAGATATTGCCAGTGGCAAAGAAAAAATGTTGTCTTTACTTTTTGATATGAACGAGCTTTGGGAAACTTATATTTTAAAGCAGTTGCAAGAAATATCAGAAGCAAGCGGAATAGATATTTCTGGACAAGAAACAAAATCGTTTTGGGGAGCCAATTATTTAAAACCAGATATTGTTTTAAGAACAGGAGATAAGGCCTTTATTATTGATACTAAATGGAAAAGACCTCAAAAAAGTTCTGCTTCAGTTGGTGATTTGCGTCAAATGTATGCCTACTGTCGTTTCTGGGACGCCCAAAAAGCTCTTTTGTTATATCCTGGTAATTTCAGGAATAACTCATTTAAAACCTATAAAACAGATGATTATTCCCTCTATAATACAAATGAAGCATCAGAAATAGATCATCAATGTAAATTGGGTTATGTTTCTGTTTTAAATGAAAACGGAGAATTATCTACAACTGTAGGAGAATCTATTTTAAAATTATTAGAATTAAGAAAATAA
- a CDS encoding universal stress protein, translating to MKKKILLPTDFSKNSTNAIHYAVQLYKEEQCEFFILHSCYVPGYAKSNLISVDNVDQTLTAAKEAAEKKMEELKTQPPFTVTSTNHTFKYLIEIGDLTDNLKNTIKNNTITLVVMGTRGETDSKHLILGSNAVVTMEKVRGCPVLAIPGHITYKAPSEIVFPTSFKTTYTKAELAVLVEIASLTNAPIRVLYIQKNLDFSTKQIENKALLNTLLEPTTYTHHKLYNQNLHNGVRSFVQSRDSGMIAFVNKKHSFFGSIFSNPMVKDLGNNTNVPILALHNLEH from the coding sequence ATGAAAAAAAAGATACTATTACCCACAGATTTTTCTAAAAACTCTACTAATGCAATACACTATGCCGTTCAGCTATATAAAGAAGAGCAATGTGAGTTTTTTATACTACATTCTTGCTATGTACCAGGTTATGCTAAAAGCAATCTTATAAGCGTAGATAATGTAGATCAAACTCTAACGGCAGCAAAAGAAGCAGCAGAAAAAAAGATGGAAGAATTAAAAACTCAACCTCCGTTTACTGTTACAAGCACCAACCATACATTTAAATATCTTATAGAAATTGGCGACCTTACAGACAACCTAAAAAACACTATAAAAAACAATACTATTACATTGGTGGTAATGGGTACAAGAGGAGAAACAGACAGCAAGCACCTAATTTTAGGCAGTAATGCAGTAGTAACTATGGAAAAAGTTAGAGGTTGCCCAGTACTAGCCATTCCGGGGCATATTACATACAAAGCACCATCAGAAATTGTTTTTCCTACCAGTTTTAAAACAACCTATACTAAGGCAGAATTGGCTGTTTTAGTAGAAATTGCAAGCCTAACCAATGCACCAATACGCGTATTGTACATCCAAAAAAACTTAGATTTTAGTACTAAGCAAATAGAAAACAAAGCACTACTAAACACACTGTTAGAGCCCACTACATATACACACCATAAACTATACAACCAAAACCTGCATAATGGTGTACGTTCTTTTGTGCAGAGTAGAGATAGCGGTATGATAGCCTTTGTAAACAAAAAACACAGTTTTTTTGGCAGTATATTCTCTAACCCAATGGTAAAAGACCTGGGTAACAATACAAATGTGCCTATACTAGCATTGCATAATTTAGAACACTAA
- the hsdR gene encoding EcoAI/FtnUII family type I restriction enzme subunit R, with amino-acid sequence MTKHISESDTRANFIDPKLVDSQWEPVHIVREYYFTDGRKLLGNKRGKRLFLDYLLKYNNTNLAIIEAKKLSDHPTKGLQQVLDYAKKLKIKFVYATNGDQIYEFNRQTGRGDYVDNFPTPQDLYNRLFGKKNALKEKLHKIPFLLTGNFGPRYYQEIAVNKVMESIADGEDRILLTLATGTGKTFISFQIVHKLLTAKWNLDGNGRRPRVLFLADRNVLADQAINTFNPYEKDVIKIDGEEVRKRNGVVPTNAYIFFAIYQAIAEREDIGGFYKEYPSDFFDLIVIDECHRGSANEAGSWREILDHFKPAIHLGLTATPKRDDNVDTYKYFGKPIYEYSLKEGIQDGFLTPYKVKRVTTNIDEYIHTNDSKILQGEITKDRYEIDDFNKSITVKQRIELVAQTILKQIGKMDKTIVFCANQDHALDLRDYINKYKTVTDINYCVRITSDEGKHGRELLEAFQDNDKDIPVILTSSKMLTTGVDARNVRNIVLTAPIGSMVEFKQIIGRGTRVFDGKDFFTIIDFVGATNLFYDEDWDGEPVDPTGKGGRPKTRPPRKVNEPGEPYERKEKLIISLSNGRKLKVTDIDTRYIDENGKPLTAREFLEKLIGELPSIYKNEEHLRKIWSNPDTRGDLLKQLGDLGFDNEQLNDLRNMIATQECDIFDVLSHISFNSNLITRKQRVKFVKDEPEFFEVYKNLEARDFLEFILKHYEDYGIEELQRDKLGDLVKLKLGTPKDAKTAFGDMKTLLGAYYKLQENIYRAG; translated from the coding sequence ATGACCAAACATATTTCAGAATCTGACACAAGGGCTAATTTTATAGATCCTAAATTAGTTGATAGTCAATGGGAACCGGTACATATTGTTAGAGAGTATTATTTTACTGATGGTAGAAAATTACTAGGCAATAAAAGAGGTAAACGTTTATTTCTAGATTATTTATTAAAATATAATAATACCAATTTGGCTATTATTGAAGCTAAAAAACTTAGTGATCACCCAACAAAAGGCCTACAACAAGTTTTAGATTATGCAAAGAAGTTAAAAATTAAGTTTGTTTATGCCACTAATGGAGATCAAATTTATGAGTTTAATAGACAAACGGGGAGGGGAGATTATGTAGATAATTTTCCAACACCACAAGATTTATACAATAGGCTTTTTGGAAAAAAGAATGCCTTAAAAGAAAAACTTCATAAAATTCCGTTTTTATTAACGGGTAATTTTGGTCCACGCTACTATCAAGAAATTGCGGTAAACAAGGTAATGGAATCTATTGCTGATGGTGAAGACCGCATCCTTTTAACCCTAGCTACCGGTACAGGAAAAACATTTATTTCATTTCAGATCGTGCATAAACTTTTAACAGCAAAATGGAATCTAGATGGAAACGGCAGAAGACCAAGAGTTTTATTTCTTGCAGATAGAAATGTACTAGCAGACCAAGCTATTAACACTTTTAATCCTTACGAAAAAGATGTTATTAAGATTGATGGAGAAGAAGTACGTAAACGTAATGGAGTTGTACCAACTAATGCCTATATATTCTTTGCAATTTATCAAGCCATTGCAGAACGTGAAGATATTGGTGGTTTTTACAAAGAGTATCCTAGTGACTTTTTCGATTTAATTGTTATTGACGAGTGCCACAGAGGAAGTGCAAATGAAGCAGGATCATGGAGAGAGATTCTAGATCATTTTAAACCTGCCATACATTTGGGTTTAACTGCTACTCCAAAAAGAGATGACAATGTTGATACCTATAAATATTTTGGAAAGCCTATTTATGAGTATTCCCTAAAAGAAGGAATACAAGATGGATTTTTAACGCCCTACAAGGTAAAACGAGTAACTACAAATATTGATGAATATATTCATACAAACGATAGCAAAATCTTGCAAGGAGAAATTACAAAAGATCGATATGAAATCGATGATTTTAACAAAAGTATTACTGTAAAGCAAAGAATTGAATTAGTAGCACAAACCATTTTAAAGCAAATAGGTAAAATGGATAAAACCATTGTTTTTTGTGCCAATCAAGATCATGCGTTAGATTTAAGAGATTACATTAACAAATACAAAACAGTTACAGATATAAATTACTGTGTACGTATTACCAGTGACGAAGGTAAACACGGAAGAGAATTATTAGAAGCTTTTCAAGATAATGATAAAGACATTCCGGTAATACTAACCTCTTCTAAAATGTTGACTACTGGTGTTGATGCTAGAAATGTACGCAATATTGTTTTAACAGCACCTATTGGTTCTATGGTAGAGTTTAAACAAATTATAGGTCGTGGTACACGTGTATTTGATGGTAAAGATTTTTTTACCATCATCGATTTTGTAGGAGCAACCAACTTGTTTTATGATGAAGATTGGGATGGAGAACCTGTAGACCCCACAGGAAAAGGAGGGAGGCCAAAGACAAGACCACCACGAAAAGTAAACGAGCCAGGAGAACCTTATGAGCGTAAAGAAAAATTAATAATTTCTTTAAGCAATGGACGAAAATTAAAAGTAACAGATATAGATACGCGTTATATTGACGAAAACGGAAAACCATTAACAGCTCGTGAGTTTTTAGAGAAACTAATAGGGGAATTACCTTCAATTTATAAAAACGAAGAACATTTACGTAAAATCTGGTCTAACCCGGATACTCGTGGAGATTTACTAAAACAATTAGGCGATTTAGGTTTTGATAATGAACAATTAAATGACTTACGAAATATGATTGCTACACAAGAATGTGATATTTTTGATGTCTTATCTCATATATCTTTCAATTCTAATTTAATAACACGTAAACAACGTGTGAAATTTGTTAAAGATGAACCCGAATTTTTTGAAGTTTACAAAAACCTAGAAGCTCGTGATTTTTTAGAATTTATATTAAAACATTACGAAGATTATGGTATTGAGGAGTTACAACGTGACAAACTAGGCGATTTAGTAAAACTGAAACTGGGTACACCTAAAGATGCCAAAACTGCTTTTGGTGATATGAAAACACTTTTAGGTGCATATTATAAACTACAAGAAAATATTTATAGAGCAGGATAA
- a CDS encoding restriction endonuclease subunit S: MGKWEEENLSNLFEIKSSKRVLKSDWKTEGVPFYRAREVVKLAQNGFVNNELFISEKLYDQYTKDRGFPKEDDIIISAVGTLGQCYLVKKSDKFYFKDASVLWFEKKSDTDSRFIEYAFKTRLIKNQINKKSSGATVGTLTISTARNLKIPLPPLAEQQRIVAKLDGLFAKIDKAIGLLEDNIAHTQALMGSVLDEEFGRLEKYNKPLMTFCKNPKKDMVGGPFGSNLKASEYVDKGYPIIRLQNVDRFNFKEKNIMFVTEEKAEFLSSHSYISGDIVMTKLGDPLGKCCVVEDVHGVDRGVISSDIIRIRIDESKHYKPYVVAGINSEFFIKQLKSKTQGSTRPRVTLKEVRAMQLPMLKREDQVIAAKRIDGILELQSKVLETQNQKLNHLKALKSSLLDQAFKGDL, translated from the coding sequence ATGGGTAAGTGGGAAGAAGAAAATTTATCGAATTTATTTGAAATCAAATCAAGTAAGAGAGTGTTAAAATCAGATTGGAAAACTGAAGGGGTTCCTTTTTATAGAGCAAGAGAAGTTGTGAAACTTGCTCAAAATGGTTTTGTAAATAATGAATTATTTATTTCTGAAAAATTGTATGACCAATACACTAAGGATAGAGGCTTTCCAAAAGAGGATGATATCATTATTTCCGCTGTTGGTACTTTAGGTCAATGTTATTTAGTTAAGAAATCGGATAAGTTTTACTTTAAAGATGCCTCTGTTTTATGGTTTGAAAAGAAAAGTGATACTGATTCTAGGTTTATTGAATATGCTTTTAAAACAAGATTAATTAAAAATCAAATCAACAAAAAATCCTCTGGTGCAACTGTCGGAACCTTAACTATTAGTACAGCTCGAAACCTCAAAATCCCATTACCACCATTAGCAGAACAACAACGCATCGTTGCTAAATTAGATGGTTTATTTGCCAAAATAGATAAAGCTATTGGTTTGTTGGAAGACAATATTGCACATACGCAGGCTTTGATGGGGAGTGTTTTGGATGAGGAGTTTGGGAGGTTGGAGAAATATAATAAACCTTTAATGACTTTTTGTAAAAATCCGAAAAAGGATATGGTTGGTGGTCCATTTGGTTCTAATCTTAAAGCATCAGAATATGTCGATAAAGGCTATCCTATAATTAGACTTCAAAACGTTGATAGATTTAATTTTAAAGAGAAAAACATAATGTTTGTAACTGAAGAGAAAGCAGAATTTCTTTCAAGTCATTCTTATATCTCTGGAGATATTGTTATGACAAAACTAGGAGATCCTTTGGGTAAATGTTGTGTTGTGGAAGATGTCCATGGAGTTGATAGAGGAGTAATCTCATCAGATATTATCAGAATTAGAATTGATGAAAGTAAACATTACAAACCTTATGTAGTTGCAGGAATAAATTCAGAATTTTTTATAAAACAATTAAAAAGTAAAACTCAAGGTTCAACTAGACCAAGGGTTACATTAAAGGAAGTAAGAGCAATGCAGTTACCAATGCTCAAAAGAGAGGACCAGGTAATTGCTGCTAAAAGAATAGATGGTATTTTAGAATTACAATCAAAAGTACTGGAAACCCAAAACCAAAAACTAAATCATTTAAAAGCCTTAAAGAGCAGTTTGTTAGATCAAGCTTTTAAGGGAGATTTGTAA
- a CDS encoding HsdM family class I SAM-dependent methyltransferase: MSIQNNIDRITDILRRDDGISGAMHYTEQISWILFLKFLNDYEDNKADEAFLEGTDYNYVLRKDLRWHQWACPKDENGKLDVKRANSGDDLIEYVNNTLFPYLKAFKSTTNDPKTLTYKIGAIFEYLDNRIASGHTLREVLDIIDALDFQSSDELFELSQVYENLLKSMGSDGGNSGEFYTPRAIIKAMVETTDIKVGDTIYDGAVGSGGFLVEAFDFLTAGDKKEKLSAKDWETIQNDTFFGQEKTSLGYVMGMMNMILHGIESPNVYKGNTLTQNIRDYQEKDRHDVILANPPFGGKEKKQIQQNFPVESNATEILFMQHFMKMLKLEGRAAIVVPEGVLFQTNNAFTKVKQTLLENFNVHTIVSLPSGVFLPYSGVKTNIIYFDRKGATSDIWYYDVTPPYKLTKNKPIAYEHIKEFVHLFHNPKKRNATNAKTGNECNDWTVNVTDIKDFDLSAKNPHKVVEVIHQSPKELLTAIKQNDTEINTLLNQIEQLIDG; this comes from the coding sequence ATGAGCATACAAAACAACATAGATAGAATTACGGATATCCTTCGTAGAGACGATGGTATTTCTGGTGCTATGCACTACACAGAGCAAATCTCTTGGATTCTGTTTCTTAAGTTCCTAAACGATTACGAAGACAATAAAGCAGACGAAGCCTTTTTAGAAGGTACAGACTATAATTATGTACTACGTAAAGATTTACGTTGGCACCAATGGGCGTGCCCAAAAGATGAAAACGGAAAACTAGATGTTAAACGTGCCAATTCTGGAGACGATTTAATAGAGTATGTAAACAATACCTTGTTTCCGTATTTAAAAGCGTTTAAAAGCACGACTAATGACCCAAAAACATTGACCTATAAAATAGGTGCCATTTTTGAGTATTTAGATAACCGTATTGCAAGCGGACATACTTTACGTGAAGTCTTAGATATTATAGATGCCTTAGATTTCCAGAGTAGTGATGAGTTGTTTGAGCTATCTCAAGTGTACGAAAACTTACTAAAAAGCATGGGTAGTGATGGTGGAAATTCTGGTGAGTTTTACACACCAAGAGCCATTATTAAAGCTATGGTAGAAACTACAGACATTAAAGTAGGCGATACCATTTACGATGGAGCTGTTGGTTCTGGTGGTTTTTTGGTAGAAGCATTCGATTTCTTAACTGCTGGCGATAAAAAAGAAAAACTCTCTGCAAAAGATTGGGAAACCATACAAAACGACACCTTCTTCGGGCAAGAAAAAACCAGTTTGGGTTACGTAATGGGTATGATGAATATGATTCTCCACGGTATAGAAAGTCCAAACGTATATAAAGGTAATACCTTAACCCAAAATATACGCGATTATCAAGAAAAAGACAGACACGATGTTATTTTAGCAAATCCACCTTTTGGCGGGAAAGAGAAAAAGCAAATACAACAAAACTTTCCTGTAGAAAGTAACGCTACCGAAATACTTTTTATGCAGCATTTTATGAAAATGCTAAAGCTAGAAGGTAGGGCAGCAATTGTAGTGCCAGAAGGGGTATTGTTTCAAACCAATAATGCCTTTACCAAAGTAAAACAAACCTTGCTAGAAAACTTTAATGTACATACTATTGTAAGTTTACCATCTGGTGTGTTTTTGCCTTATAGTGGTGTAAAAACCAATATTATATATTTTGATAGAAAAGGTGCAACCAGTGATATTTGGTATTACGACGTAACACCACCTTACAAGCTTACCAAAAATAAGCCGATTGCTTACGAGCATATTAAAGAGTTTGTACACCTATTTCACAACCCAAAAAAACGTAATGCAACCAATGCTAAGACTGGTAACGAGTGCAACGATTGGACAGTAAACGTTACAGACATAAAAGACTTCGACCTGAGCGCCAAAAACCCACACAAAGTAGTTGAAGTAATACACCAAAGCCCAAAAGAGCTATTAACTGCGATTAAGCAAAATGATACCGAAATAAACACATTACTAAACCAAATAGAACAGTTGATTGATGGGTAA
- a CDS encoding McrB family protein: MINYKEYEKAVFEWLIQKHKKDSDFTFSLRKKGSKGAEEDYFIGREKSKYFGMTFWNIPTGGYPGSTGGCITLIFSYSKDTYSYRFEFVQSKNYNDLQNKSIIELLLKVKKSIESSIGFSYISPDENKKLILHTKQIKSSYTSLETMLVDVDKELNILIPAVNNAIAEIKLDNPEFKGYRFTTNEFNKMLNKLKKRLKTAPTKHSKTDQSTLIREKYSNWLKGNEKSNKVNSYLRAIEILNEILAKDIYLENDIESLTLLYKDLIKHQGNESGRYYYEKAPSYGNSGFYSASVKSFIDFLNEESIISTKSNKEFKPINQILYGPPGTGKTYFFKNELFEKYTSKQTSITKEQHFETVVGNCSWWQVIAIALLDLGKSKVTNIFEHKWVQKKASLSNSKTIRPTLWGQLQSHTVNECKHVNVSSRQQPLIFNKTEDSYWEILEEEVKELTPELYDFRDSVENYNPDPDKVVKHYNFVTFHQSFAYEDFIEGIKPILPENIEEAGDLGYRIEDGIFKDLCIKAKNDPSKRYAIFIDEVNRGNVSAIFGELITLIETDKRKGTKNEMSITLPYSKKEFSVPKNLDIYGTMNTADRSVEALDTALRRRFEFKEMMPNYNVIKSEEVDGIKLADVLKTINERIALLIDRDHTIGHSYFIGLDKKKKLANVFNNKIVPLLQEYFYGDYGKIGLVLGDGFVEEKKNKDLNFSSFKYEGKEDFITPTYHLKKVTSENIIEAVKNIFNTDNN; this comes from the coding sequence ATGATTAACTACAAAGAATATGAAAAGGCAGTTTTTGAATGGTTAATTCAAAAACACAAAAAAGATTCTGATTTTACGTTTTCTTTAAGGAAAAAAGGTTCTAAAGGGGCAGAGGAAGATTATTTTATTGGTAGGGAAAAATCAAAATATTTTGGAATGACCTTTTGGAATATACCAACAGGTGGTTACCCAGGGTCAACGGGTGGTTGTATAACCCTTATTTTTAGTTACTCAAAAGATACATATAGTTACAGATTTGAGTTTGTACAGAGTAAAAATTACAACGATCTTCAAAATAAATCTATCATAGAACTTTTGCTCAAAGTAAAAAAATCTATTGAAAGTTCCATAGGTTTTTCCTATATAAGTCCTGATGAAAATAAAAAACTAATACTTCATACAAAGCAAATAAAAAGTAGTTATACATCCTTAGAAACTATGTTAGTTGATGTAGACAAAGAATTAAATATTTTAATACCTGCTGTAAATAATGCAATTGCAGAAATTAAATTAGATAATCCAGAATTTAAAGGTTACAGGTTTACAACAAATGAGTTTAATAAAATGCTAAACAAGCTTAAAAAGCGTCTTAAAACTGCACCAACAAAGCATTCTAAAACTGATCAATCAACTTTAATAAGGGAAAAATATTCTAATTGGTTAAAAGGAAATGAAAAGAGTAATAAAGTTAATTCTTACTTAAGAGCCATTGAAATTTTAAATGAAATTTTAGCCAAAGATATTTATTTAGAAAACGATATAGAGTCCCTTACATTATTATACAAAGATTTAATAAAACATCAAGGAAATGAGAGTGGTAGATATTATTACGAAAAAGCTCCTTCTTATGGTAATAGTGGCTTTTATTCTGCATCTGTAAAATCCTTTATAGATTTTTTAAATGAAGAATCTATAATTAGCACAAAAAGCAACAAAGAGTTTAAACCTATTAACCAAATATTATACGGTCCTCCAGGAACAGGAAAAACATACTTTTTTAAAAATGAATTGTTTGAAAAGTATACATCCAAACAAACATCAATTACCAAAGAACAACATTTTGAAACAGTAGTAGGTAATTGTTCTTGGTGGCAGGTAATTGCTATAGCTCTATTAGATTTAGGTAAATCTAAAGTAACTAACATTTTTGAGCATAAGTGGGTTCAGAAAAAAGCTAGCTTATCAAACTCTAAAACAATAAGACCAACACTTTGGGGGCAATTGCAAAGTCATACAGTTAATGAGTGTAAACACGTAAATGTGTCTAGTAGACAACAACCTCTAATTTTTAATAAAACGGAAGATTCTTATTGGGAAATTTTAGAAGAAGAAGTAAAGGAGTTGACTCCTGAACTATATGATTTTAGAGATTCAGTAGAAAACTACAATCCAGATCCAGATAAAGTTGTTAAGCACTATAATTTTGTTACTTTTCATCAATCCTTTGCTTATGAAGACTTTATTGAAGGTATAAAACCAATTCTTCCTGAAAATATTGAGGAAGCAGGTGATTTAGGCTATAGAATTGAAGATGGGATATTTAAAGATTTATGTATTAAAGCTAAAAATGATCCATCTAAAAGATATGCTATTTTTATAGACGAAGTAAATAGGGGGAATGTTTCAGCAATCTTTGGAGAATTAATAACCCTTATTGAGACAGATAAAAGAAAAGGCACCAAAAATGAAATGAGTATTACATTGCCATATTCTAAAAAAGAATTTAGTGTGCCAAAAAATTTAGATATTTATGGTACTATGAATACCGCAGATAGATCTGTAGAGGCTTTAGATACAGCTTTAAGACGTAGGTTTGAGTTTAAGGAAATGATGCCTAACTATAATGTTATTAAGAGTGAAGAAGTAGATGGTATAAAGTTAGCTGATGTTTTAAAAACAATTAATGAACGTATAGCCTTGTTAATAGATAGAGACCACACTATTGGGCACTCTTACTTTATTGGATTAGATAAAAAAAAGAAATTAGCTAATGTTTTTAATAATAAAATAGTGCCTTTACTACAAGAGTATTTTTATGGCGATTATGGAAAAATAGGTTTGGTTTTAGGAGATGGTTTTGTTGAGGAAAAAAAGAATAAAGACCTCAATTTTTCAAGTTTTAAATATGAAGGTAAAGAAGATTTTATTACGCCTACGTATCACTTAAAGAAAGTAACTTCTGAAAACATAATAGAAGCTGTAAAAAACATTTTTAACACCGATAATAATTAA
- a CDS encoding polysaccharide lyase family 7 protein, producing MHGNNSFTKHLIFRCIATRLCVIFSSLFFVISCSSGDGSSSEKKDPTEDTQAEEQDVNQDNNTNNNENSNGLNANMPPSTNFNLATWNISIPIDEDNNNKADTVKENELNNGFTNDNYFYTAADGGMVFKCPIDGFKTSENTKYTRTELREMLRAGNTNIDTQGVTKNNWVFGSAPQQDITNAGGYDGELHATLAVNHVTTTGDDDQVGRVIIGQIHANDDEPLRIYYRKLPNNTLGSIYIAHEENAAAETYYDLIGSRSKSAANPEDGIALDEKFSYSVKVTGNNMWVTINRDGKDAIEQFVDMTNSGYDVGGQYMYFKAGVYNQNNTGTATDYVQATFYSLESGHSE from the coding sequence ATGCACGGAAACAATTCTTTTACAAAACACCTAATTTTTAGGTGTATAGCAACACGCCTATGCGTTATTTTTAGTTCTTTATTTTTTGTTATTTCTTGTAGTTCTGGTGATGGTTCGTCCTCGGAGAAAAAAGACCCTACAGAAGACACACAGGCTGAAGAACAAGATGTTAACCAAGATAACAACACTAACAATAATGAAAATAGCAATGGTTTAAACGCCAATATGCCGCCTTCTACAAATTTTAATTTAGCTACCTGGAATATTAGTATTCCTATAGATGAAGATAACAATAACAAAGCCGATACCGTTAAGGAAAACGAACTTAACAATGGGTTTACTAATGACAATTACTTTTATACCGCAGCAGATGGTGGTATGGTATTTAAATGTCCTATAGATGGCTTTAAAACTTCTGAAAACACCAAGTATACCAGAACAGAATTGCGAGAAATGCTACGCGCTGGCAATACTAATATAGACACACAAGGTGTTACTAAAAATAACTGGGTTTTTGGTAGTGCACCACAACAAGATATAACCAATGCTGGCGGTTATGATGGCGAATTACACGCAACATTAGCCGTAAACCACGTTACCACAACTGGTGACGATGACCAAGTAGGAAGAGTTATTATTGGCCAAATACACGCTAATGATGATGAGCCACTGCGTATTTACTACCGCAAATTACCTAATAACACTTTAGGGAGTATTTATATAGCACATGAAGAAAATGCTGCTGCCGAAACCTATTACGATCTTATAGGTAGCCGTTCTAAAAGTGCAGCCAACCCAGAAGATGGTATTGCTTTAGATGAAAAATTTAGCTACAGTGTAAAAGTTACAGGCAATAATATGTGGGTTACCATTAACAGAGACGGCAAAGATGCTATTGAACAATTTGTAGATATGACCAACAGTGGTTACGATGTTGGCGGACAGTATATGTATTTTAAAGCTGGCGTGTACAACCAAAACAATACCGGTACTGCTACAGATTATGTACAGGCTACTTTTTATAGCTTAGAGAGTGGGCATAGTGAATAA